A single region of the Changchengzhania lutea genome encodes:
- a CDS encoding SPFH domain-containing protein, with product MNYFLIPIFFIVLIILISSFFIVKQQTAAIIERFGKFSSIRQSGLQLKIPLVDRVAGRLSLKIQQLDVIIETKTLDDVFVRLKVSVQYKVIRDKVYDAFYKLDYPHDQITSYVFDVVRAEVPKMKLDDVFVKKDDIALAVKAELNDAMSDYGFDIIKTLVTDIDPDAQVKQAMNRINASEREKIAAQFEGDAARILIVEKAKAEAESKRLQGQGIADQRREIARGLEESVEVLNKVGINSQEASALIVVTQHYDTLQSIGQETNSNLILLPNSPQAGSQMLNDMVASFTASNQIGEAMKHAKKKKNE from the coding sequence ATGAACTACTTTCTTATACCTATTTTCTTCATTGTATTGATCATCCTAATTTCCTCGTTTTTTATTGTTAAGCAACAAACTGCCGCCATAATAGAACGCTTTGGAAAGTTTTCAAGTATTAGACAATCTGGTCTACAACTCAAAATACCTTTAGTTGATAGGGTTGCTGGCCGTTTAAGTTTAAAAATTCAGCAATTGGACGTTATTATTGAAACCAAAACACTTGACGATGTATTTGTTCGTCTAAAAGTTTCTGTACAATATAAAGTGATTCGCGATAAAGTATATGATGCATTTTACAAGCTGGATTATCCACATGATCAAATCACCAGTTATGTGTTTGATGTGGTTCGTGCCGAAGTACCAAAAATGAAACTGGATGACGTGTTTGTAAAAAAAGATGATATTGCCTTAGCTGTGAAAGCGGAGCTTAACGATGCCATGTCCGATTACGGATTTGATATTATAAAAACGCTTGTAACAGACATAGATCCAGATGCTCAGGTAAAACAAGCCATGAACCGAATTAATGCCTCTGAACGTGAAAAAATTGCCGCACAATTTGAAGGTGATGCTGCTAGAATCTTAATTGTTGAAAAAGCGAAAGCTGAAGCTGAAAGTAAGCGTTTGCAGGGGCAAGGTATTGCAGATCAACGTCGGGAGATTGCTCGTGGTTTAGAAGAATCGGTAGAAGTACTAAATAAAGTTGGTATAAACTCCCAAGAAGCCTCTGCGCTTATTGTGGTGACGCAGCACTATGACACCTTACAATCCATAGGGCAAGAAACAAACAGTAATCTTATCCTACTCCCCAATTCTCCTCAGGCGGGAAGCCAGATGTTGAATGATATGGTAGCGAGCTTTACGGCAAGCAATCAAATTGGAGAGGCGATGAAACATGCTAAAAAGAAGAAGAATGAATAG
- a CDS encoding peptidogalycan biosysnthesis protein: protein MINFKLYNSVTDLPAAWDDLPVDDIFLKSAFLKALEDSSPANISSYFLGVFKEETLVGIGIIQRVEMYLDDVFRKTSNHYLKRFGKVLISKIVKGNALVVGNLMHTGQHGIYFNSEKVNQDEFLGIVSEALKELSVSIKDTFNKKIRIITFKDYFENDQIHTSKAFFLKRNLYKAQVQPNMVFQVKNEWTSFEDYLAALNKKYRRRYRTARKKRQAIHCKELTLEDVNTLSQRLYTLYENVSDNARVNSFKLHDRHFYYLKLQLKDNFKLFGYFLEGNLVGFYTLILNHDKLETYFLGYNQDLQQQGQLYLNMLYDMASFGIQHNFKQVIYARTAMEIKSSIGAKPEGMYIYLKHTNNVIANTVLKLIVKYANPIRAWEARHPFEH, encoded by the coding sequence TTGATAAACTTCAAACTATATAATTCGGTTACCGATTTACCCGCCGCTTGGGATGACCTTCCGGTTGATGACATTTTCTTGAAAAGCGCATTTTTAAAAGCTTTAGAAGATTCTAGTCCAGCTAATATTTCGAGTTATTTTTTAGGTGTATTTAAAGAAGAAACCTTAGTTGGTATCGGCATTATTCAACGCGTTGAAATGTATTTGGATGATGTTTTTAGGAAAACATCCAATCATTATTTAAAACGCTTCGGAAAGGTCTTAATATCGAAAATAGTGAAAGGCAATGCTTTGGTTGTTGGAAATTTGATGCATACTGGTCAGCATGGGATTTATTTTAATTCTGAAAAAGTAAACCAAGATGAGTTTTTAGGAATCGTCTCTGAAGCCTTAAAGGAACTTTCGGTATCAATAAAAGACACCTTCAATAAAAAAATAAGAATTATAACCTTTAAGGATTATTTCGAAAATGACCAGATTCACACGAGTAAGGCCTTTTTCTTAAAAAGAAACCTATACAAAGCCCAAGTGCAGCCCAACATGGTTTTTCAGGTAAAAAATGAATGGACATCTTTTGAAGATTATCTAGCAGCACTAAACAAAAAATACCGAAGGCGTTATAGAACGGCTCGTAAGAAGCGTCAAGCCATTCACTGTAAAGAACTCACGCTGGAAGATGTTAATACGCTTTCACAAAGGCTTTATACCCTTTACGAAAACGTATCGGATAATGCCAGGGTGAATTCTTTTAAACTGCACGATCGGCATTTCTATTATTTAAAGCTTCAGCTCAAAGATAATTTTAAGCTTTTTGGTTATTTTTTAGAGGGCAATCTGGTCGGCTTTTATACTTTAATTCTCAATCATGATAAACTAGAAACCTATTTTTTGGGATATAATCAAGACTTACAACAACAGGGTCAACTGTATTTAAATATGTTATATGACATGGCTTCTTTTGGCATTCAGCATAACTTTAAGCAAGTTATTTATGCACGAACGGCTATGGAAATAAAAAGCTCCATTGGCGCAAAACCTGAAGGCATGTATATATATTTAAAGCACACCAATAATGTGATTGCCAATACGGTTTTAAAATTGATTGTAAAATACGCCAACCCGATACGAGCTTGGGAAGCGCGCCATCCTTTTGAGCATTAG
- a CDS encoding DUF1761 domain-containing protein, translated as MDFLNPIAILVAAISALVVGFIWYNPKVFGTAWMQAAGMTDEQIKGGNMIKIFGLALLFAFMLAITLPSLVIHQMGAFSLIGGDASLALPSYDAFMNDYSDAFRTFKHGVFHGVMAGIFIALPILGTNALFERKSAKYIFINSGYWIVTLGIMGGIICGWR; from the coding sequence ATGGATTTTTTAAACCCAATTGCAATTCTTGTTGCAGCAATATCCGCATTGGTTGTCGGATTTATTTGGTACAACCCAAAAGTTTTTGGAACCGCTTGGATGCAAGCCGCAGGCATGACGGATGAGCAAATTAAAGGAGGCAACATGATTAAAATTTTCGGTCTTGCCTTATTATTTGCCTTTATGTTGGCCATTACGTTGCCGTCATTGGTTATTCATCAAATGGGGGCATTTAGCTTAATTGGTGGAGATGCATCCTTGGCTTTACCGTCTTATGACGCTTTTATGAACGACTACTCAGATGCGTTCCGAACATTTAAACATGGTGTTTTTCATGGCGTGATGGCAGGAATCTTTATTGCTTTGCCTATATTGGGTACGAACGCATTATTCGAAAGGAAAAGCGCCAAATATATCTTTATCAATAGTGGCTATTGGATAGTCACTTTAGGTATTATGGGCGGCATTATTTGTGGCTGGAGATAA
- a CDS encoding glutamine--tRNA ligase/YqeY domain fusion protein, producing the protein MSEEKKSLNFLEQIIEEDLANGMSKEALRFRFPPEPNGYLHIGHTKAIGISFGLGEKYNAPVNLRFDDTNPAKEEQEYVDAIKEDIAWLGYFWDQELFSSDYFQTLYNWAILLIKDGKAYVDSQSSEAMAEQKGTPTQTGVDGPYRNRSIKENLDLFERMKSGEFNEGEHILRAKIDMQHPNMLMRDPIMYRVLKKHHHRTKDAWCIYPMYDWTHGESDYIEQVSHSLCSLEFRPHRPLYDWFKEHVYQYESENLPLLPKQREFARLNLSYTVMSKRKLLELVEEGIVTGWDDPRMPTISGLRRRGYTPQAIRKFVETVGVAKRDNIIDVSLLEFCIREDLNRTAPRVMVVLDPVKVIINNYPDDKVEWFDAENNQEDDSAGFRKVPFSKEIYIEKEDFKESASNKFFRLTLGKEVRLKNAYIIKGERVLKDANGNITEIHCTYSEDTDRRIKGTLHWVSIKHAVNVEVREYDRLFLDEAPDSHEDKSFMEFVNPNSLKVIQAFAEPSLKDAKVGERFQFQRIGYFNVDKDTTEQNLVFNKTVGLRDAWAKQKPQNNTNQQKPKQAQPKRKAIDVIQQLGKKYTNLPEAKQVKVKAEIQELAKSVAYDELKPLFNTAAKKVGTRIAVMIALKVLLNNGLKHNEDTKAFIEKGLQDSHEILVGEAKEIT; encoded by the coding sequence ATGTCGGAAGAAAAAAAGTCACTCAATTTTTTAGAGCAAATTATAGAAGAAGATCTTGCAAATGGGATGTCTAAAGAGGCCTTGCGCTTTAGGTTCCCTCCAGAACCAAATGGCTATTTACATATTGGTCACACTAAAGCCATAGGTATTAGTTTTGGTTTAGGTGAAAAATACAATGCTCCAGTAAACCTTCGTTTTGATGATACGAATCCTGCGAAGGAAGAGCAAGAATACGTAGATGCCATTAAGGAAGATATCGCTTGGTTAGGGTATTTTTGGGATCAGGAATTGTTCTCATCAGATTATTTTCAAACATTATATAATTGGGCCATATTGCTTATAAAAGACGGCAAGGCTTATGTAGATTCACAATCCAGTGAAGCCATGGCAGAACAAAAAGGAACACCGACTCAGACTGGGGTTGATGGACCTTATAGAAATAGAAGCATTAAAGAGAATTTGGATTTATTTGAGCGCATGAAAAGTGGGGAGTTTAATGAAGGCGAACACATTCTTCGTGCAAAGATAGATATGCAGCACCCCAATATGTTAATGCGCGACCCAATTATGTATCGGGTTTTAAAAAAGCATCATCATAGAACAAAAGATGCCTGGTGTATTTATCCTATGTACGATTGGACACATGGTGAGAGCGATTACATCGAACAAGTATCACATTCCTTATGCTCATTAGAGTTTAGACCACACAGGCCACTTTACGATTGGTTCAAGGAACATGTGTATCAATATGAATCTGAAAATTTACCACTATTACCAAAGCAACGTGAGTTTGCACGATTGAATTTAAGTTATACAGTAATGAGTAAACGTAAGTTGCTCGAACTCGTTGAGGAAGGCATAGTAACAGGATGGGACGACCCGCGTATGCCAACTATTTCTGGGTTAAGGCGTCGTGGCTATACGCCCCAAGCTATACGCAAGTTTGTAGAAACGGTAGGTGTGGCTAAGCGCGATAATATTATCGATGTGTCACTTTTAGAATTCTGTATTCGTGAAGATTTAAATAGAACAGCGCCAAGAGTGATGGTGGTTTTAGATCCAGTAAAAGTGATCATTAATAATTATCCAGACGATAAAGTAGAATGGTTTGATGCCGAAAATAATCAAGAAGATGATAGTGCTGGCTTCAGAAAAGTTCCTTTTTCAAAAGAAATATATATCGAGAAGGAGGATTTCAAAGAATCGGCAAGTAATAAATTTTTCCGATTAACCTTAGGAAAGGAGGTGCGTTTAAAGAATGCCTATATCATTAAAGGAGAACGTGTTTTAAAAGACGCTAACGGGAACATTACTGAAATTCATTGTACCTATAGCGAAGATACAGATAGAAGGATTAAAGGCACCTTGCATTGGGTCTCAATTAAGCACGCTGTTAATGTGGAAGTGAGAGAATATGATCGTCTGTTTTTGGATGAAGCACCAGACAGTCATGAAGATAAAAGCTTTATGGAATTTGTAAATCCAAACTCATTAAAAGTGATTCAGGCTTTTGCAGAGCCAAGCTTGAAAGACGCTAAGGTTGGAGAACGTTTTCAGTTCCAGCGTATAGGGTATTTTAATGTTGACAAAGATACCACCGAACAAAACCTAGTGTTTAATAAAACGGTGGGATTAAGGGATGCTTGGGCAAAACAAAAGCCACAGAATAATACCAATCAACAAAAGCCAAAACAGGCACAGCCAAAACGTAAAGCGATTGATGTGATACAGCAGTTAGGTAAAAAATACACCAATTTACCAGAAGCAAAACAAGTTAAAGTCAAAGCTGAAATTCAAGAACTTGCGAAATCTGTAGCTTATGATGAATTAAAACCCCTTTTTAATACTGCCGCCAAAAAAGTAGGCACTAGAATTGCGGTTATGATTGCGCTGAAAGTGTTATTAAATAACGGTTTAAAACACAATGAGGATACTAAAGCATTCATTGAAAAAGGCTTACAGGATAGTCATGAGATTCTAGTTGGTGAGGCTAAGGAAATTACTTAG
- a CDS encoding zinc ribbon domain-containing protein: MKQINYSCPKCHNNTYDLSEMRATGGRWSKIFDIQNKKFTSVTCKTCTYTEFYKTKTSALSNVFDLFTS; encoded by the coding sequence ATGAAACAGATTAATTATAGTTGCCCGAAATGTCATAATAACACCTATGACCTAAGTGAAATGCGTGCTACTGGAGGCAGATGGTCTAAAATTTTTGATATTCAAAACAAAAAATTCACCTCTGTTACTTGCAAAACATGCACATATACTGAGTTTTATAAAACCAAAACCAGCGCTCTAAGTAATGTTTTTGATTTATTTACAAGCTAA
- the folB gene encoding dihydroneopterin aldolase: MGVIRVENIRVFAYHGCLKEEAKIGSDYRVDLQIKANLQTSAYSDNLSDTVDYVFLNRIIREEMHKPSHLLETVAKRILNRIFSEDKRVTKASVWVSKLNPPIGGDVEKVTIKLTDKRKN, translated from the coding sequence ATGGGAGTCATTAGAGTTGAAAATATTCGTGTGTTCGCATATCATGGCTGCCTTAAAGAAGAAGCTAAAATAGGTAGTGATTATCGTGTAGATTTGCAAATTAAGGCTAACTTACAAACCTCAGCATATAGTGACAACCTGAGCGATACCGTTGACTATGTGTTTTTAAATAGAATCATTAGAGAAGAAATGCATAAACCCTCGCACTTGCTTGAAACAGTCGCGAAGCGGATATTAAATCGCATTTTTTCAGAAGATAAACGGGTTACCAAAGCCTCTGTCTGGGTGAGCAAATTAAACCCGCCTATTGGGGGCGATGTGGAAAAGGTAACGATTAAATTGACCGATAAGCGTAAAAATTAA